ACGCAAGGCCTTCTCGCGCATTTCATATAGATATCGCTCTTTATCCTGCTGCAAAAAGCGTTCTTCCGCTGACAAGGCTTTTTGGATCGCTGGTTCACTCATCACGATCTCCTCCATTTCTTGCGGATTGGCGTAATTCCCCAAATAGGTCAGCCACTTCTCCAACCGTGTTCTCGGTTTTGTTCGGAGAGTTTTCCATTTCGGCAATTCCAGAAAGTGGACTTCCATATCCCGGTTCAGTCGATAGCCTGTAGCTATATCATAGAGAGAAAATACGCTGTGATGGGGCTGGGTTTCCGGTAAAAAACTAAAACCCAGCACGTTGATGGTCACGGTACGGCATAGTTCTTTATAAGTCTGCCCACTTTGCAACTGACTTTGATACAATTTAGCCCAATAGTATAGGGTTCTTTTGTCAATATCCCGTTCATTGACAATCTGCACTTCGATGTTGACGAAACTACCATCACTGGCCTTGCCGAGAATATCCAGCCGGGACAGTTTATCTTGCAGATGCGCCGGATCCAGTTCTCGCTCCGCTAAAGTAATATCCGTCAATTCTTCGCTGCCGTTGACGCTTAAGACTGAGTTGAGGAAATTCAGCAATATGTCTTTATGTTCTTCCCGCCCGAATACCCATTTGAACAGATAGTCATTCAGCCGGTTCAAGTCCCATTCCACAGCGCTGCACCTCGGTTGCCTTTTTCAGAATTCCCTGCTAGTTATAGTATACACCAATCCTGGGATTTACACCATCGTACCTCACGCAGAGTTTCACTTTGAAAGCAAAAAGTACGTCCCTCCGCTTCCCTGTGTTTGCTGCCTGTGCTTGCTGGAATGCTATTTATTCCCACTACATGCTTTGAATACGGACCCGACTTTATCATTTAAGCCTGATCCTCCACACACTCCCTGACCCGAATCAAATAGCAAGCCCCGACTCAATACAAATAACTAAATAATTCATGCCTGACGCCAAGATCTCCCCAAGCAAGCTATTCTTGTAATCCATCTTTTAACGAAATATAATTTTTCCTGCTAAAAGAAATAATTGCGGCACATACAGAGATTCCGGCCAGAAAAGCCATAACAATGTGAAAAGCTTCCACAAAGCTACTGTCCATCTGAATTTGCGTAGGGTTGGCTATCCCTGATAATATTGTGGCTTGCAATCTTTCAAGAATCAACACCGATAAGGATGCCCCCATGATCATACCCAGGTTTCGTATTAGTGCATTCAGGCCATTTACTATCCCGATTTGATCTTTGCTGACCGAACTCATAACAAAGCTATTATTGGGAGGCTGAAACATGCCAGTTCCCACACCCACCAAAATAAGACTGGGGATAATTCCCCAAAAAGTTGAATGGGTTGTAACAGACAACAGAAACAGATAGCCTAATGTATTAAACAGCAAACCACCGGTAGCAAACCATATTGGACCGAACTTATCAGAACCATACCCGCTGAGCGGTGCTGTAATTGCCATACAAATAGGTAAAAAAGCCATCATGAGTCCCACTCGGAAACCAGAATAATGCAAGACATTCTGTAAGTAAAAGGGCATGAGAATCGCATTAGCAAAAGTGGCGGCAAAATTGAGAAACGCAGAAAAGTTGCCTAACATAAAAACACGGTTGCGATAAATACTGAAATTTATCAAGGGATTTTCCATCCGAAGTTCCACCAGGGTGAAAACCGCCAGCAATATAACTCCCAAGAATAAAGAGCCAAGAATAATAGGTGAACTCCAGCCAAAAACATTTCCGTCATTAACCGCAAATAGTATTCCTATTAAACTCATAGTAAAAAGAATACTTCCTTTGTAATCAAAGGATACTTCTTTTTTATCTTTATCGGCAGGTAAAACAATTTTTGCCAACAAATAGCCAATGATTCCTATTGGCACATTGACATAAAAAATATATCGCCAGCCTACCCAGCTTACTAAAAATCCACCCAGTGCCGGTCCGGTAAGTGAACCCAAGGCAACAAAAGTACCCAGCAAACCTAATGCCCGACCCCTTTCGCTAACGGGAAAACTAGATACGATAATAGCTTGATTCGTAGCCATCATCATAGAAGCTCCAACTGCTTGAAGAACTCGCATTCCCACAAGCATTCCGATAGCATTGCACAATCCGCAAAGCACTGACCCCAACGTAAAAACAAGAAAACCTATGGAGTAAACTTTGCTTCTACCCCACATATCAGCCAGGCGGCCAAAGATCGGCAACAGACTTGCAATAGCCAGCAGATAGGAAACAACGATCCACTGCACAATAGATAACGTAACATTCAATTGAGTGGAAATAGTAGGTAAAGCAACATTAACAATACTGCTATCCAAAGTAGCCATAAATGTACCCAATAAAATATCCGCTAAAATGAACCAACGAATATTGGAAGAGTTCTTGCTATTATTACACGTTAAATTCATTTCTTTCTCCTTCCGTTGCGCCGGCAATCCTTGCTGCATTTTAAGCTACAACATAGTGATTTTTATCAAAGACAAATGCCCCAATCCCTGTTATGTCAAGGATTGAGGCTACTTTTCGCCATTACCAGTGATAAGGTTCCCCCCGACTAATCTTAAACGCCCGGTAAATCTGCTCCACCAGCAGCAGCCTTATCATCTGATGTGTAAACGTCATCCTTGAAAAAGACAGCCTTTCTTTCGCTGCCGCCAATACGTCGGGGGAAAGGCCAAAGGCCCCGCCGATGACAAAGGTGAGGTCGCTTTGTCCGGCAAGGGCCAGGGTGTCAAATTTGGCGGCAAGTTGTTCGGAGGAAAGCATCTGGCCGGCCACATCGAGAACGATGAGATGGGTGCCGGGGCGGATGCTTTTTTGTATGCGCTCGCCTTCCCGCGAGATAGCCTGGGCCTTCTCGGCGGGGGAAGGGTTGTCGGGCATACGCTCTTCATTTAATTCAACAATGTCCAGCCGGCAGTGAGGTGTCAGACGTTTGAGATATTCCTGAATGCCTGCAGTAAGATACTTCTCTTTAATTTTGCCGACTGTGACAATAGTGATTTTCATGGTAATTCTCTTTCGGATTACTGCTGTTGCGGCATTTCTTCCAGGGCCACATTAATGGTCTGGGTCCGCCCGTTCCGCTGTATAACAACGGCTACGCGGCTTCCTACCTGCTGGTTGTCAAGTACGGCCCGAAGGTCGGGTACGCTATTGGTCTCAGTACCGGCGACGCTCAGAATAACATCCCCCTCCTGGATGCCGACTTTGGCCGCAGGGCCGTTGGGATATACTTTCGCCAGGTATATTCCTTTTTCAATATTCAGTTCATAGCCATATTTGGCCGCAGTATTCTTGTCAAGAGCCCCGATACCAAGGTAGGCCCTTATTACGCGGCCTTTATCAATGAGCGACTGCAGGATGGGTCTGGCGGTGTTGACAGGTATTGCGAAACCGATGCCTTCCACACCGGTTGCGGAGATTTTGGAACTGTTGATCCCAACGACCACACCGTCTGCATTTACCAGTGCGCCACCGGAATTACCAGGATTGATGGCGGCATCAGTCTGGATAAGCTTAAAACGGCGGTCGCCAAAATCCAAAGTCCGATTAACAGCGCTGATCACACCAACAGTTACCGTTCCTTTAAACTCAAGGCCGAGAGGATTGCCAATGGCGATAGCGGGTTCGCCTACCATTAATGAATCGGAGTCTCCCAGCGTTGCGACCGGCAGATCGGAAGCCTCAATCTTTACCACGGCCAGATCGGTGGCCGGGTCTGTACCAACCACTGTTCCATTGACAGTGCGCCCGTCAGCAAGGGAGACAACAATTTCAGCAGCGCCTTCCACCACATGATTGTTGGTAACAATATAGCCATTGGCGTCAAAAATTACGCCTGAACCAACACCTTGTTCCACCACGACTTTCCGGTTGAAAAAGTCCCGGGCGACAGCCTTGTTGGTAATCCCAACAACTGTCGAACCTACAGCCTGAACCGCTTTGACAATAGGAGTATTACGTGCTTCCGACACTTGCGCCTGAGCGGTCGGCGGCTTCAATTGATTCATAAACGAAGTGTCACCGGCTTGCGGGTTACCGCTTGGGCCCCCGCCGCAACCGACTAAAGTTACGCCAATCATTATGCTAATCAGGGAAACTACAATATAAGGTGTTAATCGCTTTAAACGCTTCATTTTACAGTGCCTCCTTTTATATGGCTCTAATCCGCTATTTTATACCGGCAATACGGTCAGGGTAAGTTAAATGGAGTGTAATTTCTTCACCAAGCTTGATTCTCTGCTCGGCCAGAATGCCGCCTACGGTATTTGCGGCAAGATCAGGCCGGTTGTTTTCCTGGCTTAAATGGGCCAGAAAAACGTCGGTACGCGCCTTGCGCGGCAGGCGGGCAAGCGTCCAGCCGGCGTCGGTATTGGCCAAATGCCCTTTATTACCCATGATGCGTTTTTTTAAAGGCCAGGGATAGGACCCTTTCTTAAGCATATCGAGATCATGATTGGATTCCAGCACCACGACGTCCGACAGGGACAGCGACTGCTTCACTTCCGGAGTAACGAATCCCAAGTCGGTAGCCACACTGCACTTGATTTCGCCGCAATAAAGAGAATAGCCCACAGGGTCTGCGGCATCGTGGGAAATGCTGAAAGGTTCAATTTTCATCTCCCCAATGTCAAGGCTGTCTTTAAAGCTTAGGCAGCATTCGTCAGGTAACGCTTGGCGGCAACTCATTGCCAGCCAGGTATCTGGATTGGCATAAGCCGGCAGGCGGTATTTTTTTAGCAAAGTGGTCAAGCCACTAACATGATCATGATGTTCGTGAGTAATGAGCACTCCGTCAATATCCTCAACGCGGGTTCCAAGAGAATCCAGAGAATTTTTGATTCGTCTGGCGCTGATGCCGGCATCCACGAGCAGCTTGGTTTGATTCATTTCCACAAATATAGCATTACCCGTACTGCCGCTGGCCAAAACATGAATTTGCATACAGGTCTCCTCTACGCCTAACATTCATCAGACATATATTTCGCTCCTTGTTAGGCCAAATCCTCTTACTGGTTAGCTAAAATCAGCAAGACCCCTGTAAATTTTATATGACAAAAACAATTTTTGACAATATCTCGGAAGGATTCTGGAAATAATTGTTAAATATAATACGCGTTAAGGCCATCAAGTACAGGAGGAACCGACTTTGTGGAATATATACAAAAATTTATGGCGAACCCCTTTGTGTAAAACTTTTCCAAAACCGATTCAAACCCAATTGAACCTATTAAACTTAGTTATCATCATGCTAACTATTATTATATTAATCGCTTCCTATACTTTTGTCGAATGGAAAGATTACGAGAAAACCAGCTTTAACTCCCTGGATACAACTATCACCGTACAGCAAAGCAGCCTAAACGAGTGGATTACATTTCGCCTAAACGCCATTAGACTGTTGGCATCATTAGCAGTTATGACCCAGGACCGGTTAGGCTTATCCAAGGTTTTTCAATTATTCCTGCAGCAGTATTCCGATTTCAGTTCAATAATGTTTGTAGACACTGGTAGCGTACTCGTGGCGAATGCCGGCATTCCCGTTCCCCCCGATCTGGTGCAAACGTTAAGCAGGCAAGCGGCAGGAGATGTTGGCGTTGGAAAATTGTACGATGAACCGGTAGTTATCTTTAGTTCGCCGGTATACGACAATAACGAGCGCTACACCGGAACAATTATCGCAGCGACAAAGGCCAAGTACCTCAGCAGCCGGCTTCAGAATTTTAACTGCGAAAAAGCGGCGGAAACTTTGCTAAGCGATGAAAACGGCTTTGTATTTGCAAAATCAGGCTTTGCCGGCGAATCTGCCCGGCCTGCCAAGCTCGTTCAAAACCTGGCCAGTTCTTTAATGTTTGCCGGCAACACCTATGGTATCGGGCAGATGAAAAACGGATCATCCGGAACTGATTACTATACGGATCAACAGGGCATCGCCGTACTTGGCGCCTATCGCCCCATTCCGGAAAGGCGCTGGACAATCGCGACTCAGGTAAACCGTACAGAAATTCTGGCGTCCTTTATTTCCCGGGCCACATTAACCATTAGCGCTTTTATTTTATCCATCCTGTCCGCAGCCCCCTTCATTCACGCTGTGACCTCCCGGATCGTGAGCCCCCTGAAGGAACTGGCCGCACATGCCAGGCAATTTAGGCTTAGCGGCTACAGCATTGCCAAATACCCTCGCCGGCGCAATCATCTGATATTAGAGCTTTATGAACTGGATTGCACACTGGAACGAATGGCCGGGGCCCTGATAGAAAAACAGGACAAGCTGCAGGC
This window of the Methylomusa anaerophila genome carries:
- a CDS encoding Rpn family recombination-promoting nuclease/putative transposase codes for the protein MEWDLNRLNDYLFKWVFGREEHKDILLNFLNSVLSVNGSEELTDITLAERELDPAHLQDKLSRLDILGKASDGSFVNIEVQIVNERDIDKRTLYYWAKLYQSQLQSGQTYKELCRTVTINVLGFSFLPETQPHHSVFSLYDIATGYRLNRDMEVHFLELPKWKTLRTKPRTRLEKWLTYLGNYANPQEMEEIVMSEPAIQKALSAEERFLQQDKERYLYEMREKALRDHLSAMYYAKEEGREEGREEGIRETALRLLAMGLLPADVSKGTGLSLEEVEKLRKD
- a CDS encoding MFS transporter encodes the protein MNLTCNNSKNSSNIRWFILADILLGTFMATLDSSIVNVALPTISTQLNVTLSIVQWIVVSYLLAIASLLPIFGRLADMWGRSKVYSIGFLVFTLGSVLCGLCNAIGMLVGMRVLQAVGASMMMATNQAIIVSSFPVSERGRALGLLGTFVALGSLTGPALGGFLVSWVGWRYIFYVNVPIGIIGYLLAKIVLPADKDKKEVSFDYKGSILFTMSLIGILFAVNDGNVFGWSSPIILGSLFLGVILLAVFTLVELRMENPLINFSIYRNRVFMLGNFSAFLNFAATFANAILMPFYLQNVLHYSGFRVGLMMAFLPICMAITAPLSGYGSDKFGPIWFATGGLLFNTLGYLFLLSVTTHSTFWGIIPSLILVGVGTGMFQPPNNSFVMSSVSKDQIGIVNGLNALIRNLGMIMGASLSVLILERLQATILSGIANPTQIQMDSSFVEAFHIVMAFLAGISVCAAIISFSRKNYISLKDGLQE
- the rlmH gene encoding 23S rRNA (pseudouridine(1915)-N(3))-methyltransferase RlmH, with protein sequence MKITIVTVGKIKEKYLTAGIQEYLKRLTPHCRLDIVELNEERMPDNPSPAEKAQAISREGERIQKSIRPGTHLIVLDVAGQMLSSEQLAAKFDTLALAGQSDLTFVIGGAFGLSPDVLAAAKERLSFSRMTFTHQMIRLLLVEQIYRAFKISRGEPYHW
- a CDS encoding S1C family serine protease, with the protein product MKRLKRLTPYIVVSLISIMIGVTLVGCGGGPSGNPQAGDTSFMNQLKPPTAQAQVSEARNTPIVKAVQAVGSTVVGITNKAVARDFFNRKVVVEQGVGSGVIFDANGYIVTNNHVVEGAAEIVVSLADGRTVNGTVVGTDPATDLAVVKIEASDLPVATLGDSDSLMVGEPAIAIGNPLGLEFKGTVTVGVISAVNRTLDFGDRRFKLIQTDAAINPGNSGGALVNADGVVVGINSSKISATGVEGIGFAIPVNTARPILQSLIDKGRVIRAYLGIGALDKNTAAKYGYELNIEKGIYLAKVYPNGPAAKVGIQEGDVILSVAGTETNSVPDLRAVLDNQQVGSRVAVVIQRNGRTQTINVALEEMPQQQ
- a CDS encoding MBL fold metallo-hydrolase, translating into MQIHVLASGSTGNAIFVEMNQTKLLVDAGISARRIKNSLDSLGTRVEDIDGVLITHEHHDHVSGLTTLLKKYRLPAYANPDTWLAMSCRQALPDECCLSFKDSLDIGEMKIEPFSISHDAADPVGYSLYCGEIKCSVATDLGFVTPEVKQSLSLSDVVVLESNHDLDMLKKGSYPWPLKKRIMGNKGHLANTDAGWTLARLPRKARTDVFLAHLSQENNRPDLAANTVGGILAEQRIKLGEEITLHLTYPDRIAGIK